From a region of the Constantimarinum furrinae genome:
- a CDS encoding cryptochrome/photolyase family protein encodes MEINIFWFRRDLRLDDNVGFTNALKGTYPVLPVFIFDNEILTELTKDDARVTFIFESVQKMRKELQEHQSSIAVYFGKPIEIFRQLTSEYTLKNVITNRDYEPYAKQRDKEVKELLAKKDIGFYTYKDQVIFEKDEVVKDNGEPYVVYTPYMKKWKEKFDESKHLEKVSYRQWQNLIQNTRLPNVTLRDIGFERSKIKVPDFDISADLLASYKQHRNFPSEDATSRIGPHLRFGTVSIRELVTLALKATDKTYLNELIWREFFMQILWHFPKTTHNAFKEKYDRIQWRNNKEEFKAWKNGKTGYPMVDAGMRQLNDTGYMHNRVRMVVAGFLCKHLLIDWRWGEAYFAEKLLDYELASNVGNWQWAAGSGVDAAPYFRIFNPITQLKKFDKDNEYVKKWISELNASNYPQPIVDHKEARERALKVYKRAVSE; translated from the coding sequence ATGGAAATTAATATTTTTTGGTTCCGAAGAGATCTAAGACTCGACGACAATGTTGGGTTTACCAACGCACTGAAGGGTACATATCCGGTACTTCCGGTATTTATATTCGATAATGAAATCCTAACTGAACTTACTAAAGATGATGCCAGAGTAACATTTATTTTTGAATCTGTTCAAAAGATGAGAAAAGAGCTTCAGGAACATCAAAGCAGTATTGCTGTTTACTTCGGAAAGCCCATAGAGATCTTTAGACAACTTACTTCAGAATACACCCTAAAAAATGTGATTACCAATCGGGATTATGAACCCTATGCAAAACAACGAGATAAAGAGGTAAAAGAATTACTTGCAAAAAAAGATATTGGATTCTACACCTATAAGGATCAGGTGATCTTTGAAAAGGATGAGGTGGTAAAGGACAATGGTGAGCCGTATGTGGTGTATACGCCTTATATGAAAAAATGGAAGGAAAAATTTGATGAATCCAAACATCTGGAAAAGGTTTCATACAGGCAATGGCAAAATCTGATACAAAACACCAGACTCCCTAATGTAACACTTCGAGATATTGGATTTGAACGATCGAAGATTAAAGTCCCGGATTTCGATATTTCCGCAGATCTGTTAGCGAGCTACAAGCAACATCGAAATTTTCCGTCAGAAGATGCGACTTCCCGAATCGGGCCGCACCTTAGATTTGGCACAGTTAGCATCCGAGAGCTTGTAACATTGGCGCTAAAAGCCACAGACAAAACTTATTTGAACGAACTTATCTGGCGGGAATTCTTTATGCAGATCCTATGGCACTTCCCAAAAACCACTCACAATGCCTTTAAGGAAAAATACGATCGTATCCAATGGAGAAATAACAAGGAAGAATTTAAGGCCTGGAAAAACGGAAAGACCGGTTACCCTATGGTAGATGCCGGAATGCGTCAATTGAATGATACAGGCTATATGCACAACAGAGTTAGAATGGTGGTTGCGGGTTTTCTTTGTAAGCACCTGCTTATCGATTGGCGTTGGGGTGAAGCTTATTTTGCCGAAAAGCTTCTGGACTATGAGTTGGCAAGTAATGTGGGCAACTGGCAATGGGCGGCCGGCAGCGGCGTGGACGCAGCGCCTTATTTCAGGATATTTAATCCGATAACCCAATTGAAAAAATTTGACAAGGATAACGAATATGTAAAAAAATGGATTTCGGAGTTGAATGCTTCAAATTATCCCCAACCCATAGTAGACCACAAAGAAGCGCGAGAAAGGGCCTTAAAGGTTTATAAGCGAGCGGTTTCAGAATAA
- a CDS encoding SRPBCC family protein — translation MKIHCLSTLQELPTSPEDAWKFLSDPKNLSKITPASLKFKIKSGADKPMYPGQIIEYSVSPFPRIKSTWITEITHLKEHQYFVDEQRFGPYAFWHHKHFLRKTDRGVEMEDIIHYKLPFGFLGELFHNTLVLPQLNRIFNYRRVQLEEQFGKI, via the coding sequence ATGAAAATTCATTGCCTGTCCACGCTTCAGGAATTACCTACAAGTCCTGAAGACGCATGGAAATTCTTATCTGATCCGAAAAATTTAAGTAAGATAACTCCTGCCTCTTTAAAATTTAAGATAAAAAGTGGAGCGGACAAACCAATGTATCCCGGGCAGATCATTGAATATAGTGTGAGTCCGTTCCCCAGGATTAAAAGCACCTGGATTACCGAAATTACCCATTTAAAGGAGCATCAATATTTTGTTGATGAACAGCGCTTTGGTCCATATGCGTTTTGGCATCATAAACATTTTCTAAGAAAAACTGATCGAGGTGTAGAAATGGAAGACATTATTCATTATAAATTACCCTTTGGTTTTTTGGGGGAGCTGTTTCACAACACTTTGGTGTTGCCACAACTCAATAGAATCTTCAATTACAGGCGCGTTCAACTAGAAGAACAGTTTGGAAAAATTTAG
- a CDS encoding MIP/aquaporin family protein, giving the protein MKRYIAEAIGTFALVFCGTGAIVINEYTNGAVTHPGIAVTFGLIVMAMIYAFGDISGAHINPAVTIAFAYAKKFPWKEVFPYVIAQLTGACVASALICFLFPESETMGATLPQMELLKTGVLELILTFFLMLVIINVSTGSKEIGVIAGIAIGGVVLLEAMFAGPVTGASMNPARSIAPALFSQNFTGLWIYIIAPVMGALLAVMSCRLVKDDDCCDTNC; this is encoded by the coding sequence ATGAAAAGATACATTGCTGAAGCCATAGGTACCTTTGCCTTAGTATTTTGCGGTACCGGCGCCATAGTTATTAATGAGTATACGAATGGAGCGGTGACTCATCCGGGAATTGCCGTTACTTTTGGTTTGATCGTCATGGCTATGATCTATGCTTTTGGCGATATTAGTGGAGCTCATATAAATCCGGCGGTTACGATTGCATTTGCCTATGCAAAAAAGTTTCCTTGGAAGGAGGTCTTTCCTTATGTAATAGCCCAACTAACGGGCGCTTGTGTTGCCAGTGCCTTAATTTGTTTTCTTTTTCCTGAAAGCGAAACCATGGGGGCAACCCTTCCTCAAATGGAATTACTTAAAACAGGAGTTTTGGAGTTAATCCTTACATTTTTCCTTATGTTGGTCATTATTAACGTATCCACGGGATCTAAAGAAATAGGAGTAATTGCCGGAATCGCCATTGGTGGTGTCGTTTTGCTCGAAGCCATGTTCGCCGGACCTGTCACCGGAGCTTCCATGAACCCGGCAAGATCTATAGCCCCTGCTCTCTTTTCTCAAAATTTTACCGGACTCTGGATATATATAATTGCTCCCGTCATGGGTGCGTTACTTGCTGTAATGAGCTGTCGTCTGGTGAAAGATGACGATTGTTGTGATACCAACTGTTAA
- a CDS encoding DUF2911 domain-containing protein produces the protein MKKIMLFLSAALISVCTYAQLQTPAPSPSQKIEQRVGLTDVTLEYSRPAMRGRTIFGGLVPYGEVWRTGANANTKITFSKDVMVGGKTLKAGSYAIYTKPNTQNWEVYFYTDTNNWGNPQKWDESKVAVVVKADVYPLPIDIESFTMSFDDLTNDSANLGLMWEKAYVAVPMKFMTDAQVSASIDEVMSGPSANDYYGAAVYYLESGKDINKAKTWIDKAIEMRSEPAFWYYRQQSLIYAKSGDKKGAIKAAQKSLNLAKEAGNADYIALNNKSLKEWGAM, from the coding sequence ATGAAAAAAATTATGCTCTTCTTAAGTGCAGCGCTTATTTCTGTTTGCACTTATGCTCAACTTCAAACCCCAGCCCCAAGCCCTTCACAGAAGATCGAACAGCGCGTTGGTCTTACTGATGTCACTCTGGAATATTCTCGTCCGGCTATGCGTGGCAGGACCATTTTCGGTGGACTTGTTCCTTACGGGGAAGTATGGAGAACCGGTGCAAACGCAAATACAAAGATCACTTTCAGTAAAGATGTGATGGTTGGCGGTAAAACGCTTAAAGCAGGATCGTATGCTATCTACACCAAGCCAAATACTCAAAATTGGGAAGTATATTTTTATACAGATACCAATAACTGGGGTAATCCTCAGAAATGGGATGAGAGCAAAGTAGCTGTTGTAGTTAAAGCAGATGTTTATCCACTGCCAATAGATATTGAATCTTTCACAATGTCTTTTGACGACCTCACCAACGATTCGGCGAACTTAGGATTAATGTGGGAAAAAGCCTATGTTGCGGTGCCTATGAAATTTATGACCGATGCTCAGGTTTCGGCAAGTATTGATGAGGTAATGAGTGGTCCGTCTGCGAACGATTATTATGGAGCTGCGGTATATTATCTTGAAAGTGGTAAAGACATTAATAAAGCCAAGACATGGATCGATAAGGCAATTGAAATGCGTTCTGAGCCGGCATTTTGGTATTATAGACAACAATCGTTGATCTATGCAAAATCGGGTGATAAAAAAGGCGCTATTAAAGCGGCTCAGAAATCTCTTAACCTGGCTAAGGAAGCCGGTAATGCAGATTATATAGCTTTAAACAATAAATCATTAAAGGAGTGGGGGGCCATGTAA
- a CDS encoding T9SS type A sorting domain-containing protein: MKKNTLICSMVWLVSCVFGFAQIQPSQPTLEDLLYRLQENHMGSISEIFTSEEIERLQGHFNAQNPAEESQRVVNHFKFFTTENTKGNFSSINPQNLGMTELIAPSPLNEFEGAGALQLDGESVVVVDNGNNFYHVYPNGDYEFIAQIMPQNGQSFTGLEFASDGTLYGIATDGMGSTRLYEIDEATFTAIPVGGDNGLVVGIALGRDANNELYSYDIDSDMVYRINRLTGLTTLLGSLGFDSNFGQGMSYNEEDGQLYISAFNNGTFKPELRTVNTTTGLSALVGTIVPSMTLQFAYMTAYDPTLGISENGILDLAVYPNPASNQVKITSSVSMNEIIIYNTLGQELIRKSIDGTEIILDISELSSGIYLLSVFSGDASSTRRLVKQ; this comes from the coding sequence ATGAAAAAAAATACTCTTATTTGTTCAATGGTCTGGTTGGTGTCATGTGTATTCGGCTTTGCTCAAATCCAACCCTCCCAACCCACCCTGGAAGATTTGCTCTACAGGCTTCAGGAAAATCACATGGGTAGTATATCCGAAATATTTACTTCCGAAGAAATTGAACGCCTTCAGGGGCATTTTAATGCACAAAACCCTGCGGAAGAATCCCAACGGGTTGTGAATCATTTCAAATTCTTTACCACGGAAAATACCAAAGGAAATTTTTCGTCTATCAATCCGCAAAATCTTGGTATGACAGAATTAATAGCTCCTTCTCCATTAAACGAATTTGAAGGTGCCGGAGCCTTACAATTGGATGGAGAATCGGTAGTGGTTGTCGATAATGGGAATAATTTTTACCACGTATATCCCAATGGGGATTACGAGTTCATTGCGCAGATCATGCCTCAAAACGGTCAATCGTTTACTGGTCTGGAATTTGCCAGTGACGGAACATTATATGGAATCGCAACAGACGGAATGGGAAGTACCAGATTGTATGAAATAGATGAAGCAACCTTTACGGCTATTCCTGTTGGAGGGGACAACGGACTCGTAGTAGGAATCGCATTGGGAAGAGATGCCAACAATGAACTGTACAGTTATGATATCGATAGCGATATGGTATATAGAATAAATAGATTAACCGGATTAACGACATTATTGGGGAGTTTAGGTTTCGACTCTAATTTTGGACAGGGAATGAGTTATAATGAAGAAGACGGGCAATTGTATATTTCTGCTTTTAACAATGGTACATTCAAGCCTGAACTGCGCACTGTGAATACCACTACCGGGTTATCGGCTTTGGTAGGAACTATAGTTCCATCAATGACCCTACAGTTTGCCTATATGACGGCCTATGATCCTACCCTTGGAATTTCAGAAAACGGGATCCTCGATCTCGCAGTTTACCCGAATCCGGCTTCAAACCAAGTAAAGATCACGTCTTCGGTTAGCATGAACGAGATCATAATTTACAATACACTGGGCCAGGAGTTAATTCGCAAAAGTATTGACGGTACTGAGATTATTCTGGATATTTCAGAGTTGTCATCCGGTATTTATCTGCTTTCAGTTTTTAGTGGTGACGCCAGCAGTACGCGGCGTTTGGTAAAACAATAA